AGCATGATGAGGCCGCCGACCAGGTTGTAGAGGAGGAACTTGACGGCCGCGTACGAGCGCTGCGCGGCCGCGTTCTCGTCGGAGCCCGCGTGGGCCCGGTCGCCGAAGCCGCCGATGAGGAAGTACATCGGGATGAGCATGGCTTCGAAGAAGATGTAGAAGAGGAAGACGTCGGTGGCCTCGAAGGAGATGATCACCATCGCCTCGACCATGAGGATCAGGGCGAAGAAGCCCTGGGTCGGGCGCCAGCGCGAGGACTGCGTCTCCAGCGGGTCGGCGTCGTTCCAGCCGGCCGCGATCACGAAGGGGATGAGCAGGGCGGTGAGGGCGATGAGCACCACCCCGATGCCGTCCACCCCGAGCTCGTAGCGGACGCCGAAGTCGGCGATCCACGCGTGGGATTCGGTGAGCTGGTAGCGGTCGCCACCGGGCTCGAAGCGGACCGCGACGACCACGGCCAGGGCCAGCGTCGCCAGCGAGAACAGCAGCGCGAGCCATTTGGCGGCGGTCCGGCGGGCGGCCGGGACGGCCGCCGTCAGGATCGCGCCGACCGCGGGCACCGCCGCCGTCACCGTCAGAAGCGGGACATTCATCTCACACCGCCCTCATCAGCAGGGTCGCGGCGATCAGGATCGCCGTGCCCCCGAACATCGAGACCGCGTAGCTGCGGGCGTAGCCGTTCTGCAGCTTGCGCAGCCGGCCCGACAGCCCGCCGACCGAGGCGGCCGTCCCGTTGACCACGCCGTCGACCAGGCTGTGGTCCACGTAGACGAGCGAGCGGGTCAGGTGCTCCCCGCCGCGCACCAGCACGACGTGGTTGAAGTCGTCCTGGTAGAGGTCCCGCCGGGCCGCCCGGGTGAGGAGCGAGCCGCGCGGGGCGACGACCGGGACGGGCTTGCGGCCGTACATCGACCAGGCGACGGCGACACCGACGACCAGGACGGCCATGGTGGCCGCGGTGACCGTCAGGGCGCTGACCGGCGGGTGGCCGTGCTCGTAGCCGGTGACGGGCTCCAGCCACTTCAGGAACCGCTCGCCGATCTCGAAGAACCCGCCGGCGAAGACCGACCCGAAGGCCAGGACGATCATCGGGATGGTCATGGACCTCGGGGACTCGTGCGGGTGCGGGGCGTGGCCCTCGGCGTCGGGCTGCCAGCGCTTCTCGCCGAAGAAGGTGAGGAGCATGACGCGGGTCATGTAGAACGCGGTGATGCCGGCGCCCAGCAGGGTCACGCCGCCCAGGATCCAGCCCTGGGTGCCGCCCTTGGCGAAGGCCGCCTCGATGATCATGTCCTTGGAGAAGAAGCCGGACAGGCCGGGGAAGCCGATGATCGCGAGGTAGCCGAGGCCGAAGGTCACGAAGGTGATCGGCATGTGCGTGCGCAGGCCGCCGTACTTGCGCATGTCGACCTCGTCGTTCATCCCGTGCATCACGGAACCCGCGCCGAGGAAGAGGCCGGCCTTGAAGAAGCCGTGCGTGACCAGGTGCATGATGGCGAAGACGTAGCCGATCGGGCCGAGGCCGGCGGCCAGGATCATGTAGCCGATCTGCGACATCGTCGAGCCCGCGAGGGCCTTCTTGATGTCGTCCTTCGCGCAACCGACGACCGCACCGAAGAGCAGCGTGACCGCGCCCACGACGGTGACGACCAGCTGCGCGTCGGGGGCCCCGTTGAAGATGGCGCCGGAGCGGACGATCAGGTAGACGCCCGCGGTGACCATGGTGGCGGCGTGGATGAGGGCGGAGACCGGGGTCGGGCCCTCCATCGCGTCACCGAGCCAGGACTGCAGCGGCACCTGGGCGGACTTGCCGCACGCGGCCAGCAGCAGCATCAGGCCGATCGCCGTCAGCGTGCCCTCGGAGGTCTCGCCGACGGCACCGAGCACCGGCCCGAAGGCGAACGTTCCGAAGGTGGTGAACATCAGCATGATCGCGATCGAGAGGCCGATGTCGCCGACCCGGTTGACCAGGAAGGCCTTCTTCGCGGCGGTGGCCGCGCTGGGCTTGTGCTGCCAGAAGCCGATCAGGAGGTACGAGGCGAGGCCGACGCCCTCCCAGCCGAAGTACAGCAGCAGGTAGTTGTCGGCGATGACCAGCAGGAGCATCGCCGCGACGAACAGGTTGAGGTAGCCGAAGAAGCGGCGCCGGCGCTCGTCGTGCTCCATGTACCCGATCGAGTACACGTGGATGAGCGTGCCGACCCCGGAGATCAGCAGGACGAAGGTCATCGACAGCTGGTCCAGCTGGAAGGCCATGTCGGCCTGGAAGCCCTCCACCGGGATCCAGCTGAACAGGCGCTGGTGCAGGGTCCGGTCCTCGGCCCCGCGTCCCAGCATGTCCGCGAAGAGGGCGACGCCGAGGCCGAAGGAGACGGCCGCGAGCAGGGTGCCGATCCAGTGGCCGGCCTTGTCGAGGCGGCGGCCGCCGCACAGCAGCACCACCGCTCCGAGCAGGGGCGCCGCCACCAGCAGCGCAATCAGATTCTCCACTGTGAACGCCCCTTACAGCTTCATCAGGCTGGCGTCGTCGACCGAGGCCGAGTGGCGGGTACGGAAGAGCGACACGATGATCGCGAGGCCCACCACGACCTCCGCGGCGGCGACGACCATCGTGAAGAACGCGATGATCTGGCCGTCGAGGTTGCCGTGCATCCGCGAGAAGGTGACGAAGGCGAGGTTGCAGGCGTTGAGCATCAGCTCGACGCACATGAACAGCACGATCGCGTTCTTGCGGATCAGCACCCCGGCCGCACCGATGGTGAACAGCAGGGCCGCCAGGTACAGGTAGTTGACCGGATTCACTTCGAGGCCTCCTCACGGCCGAGCCGCTCCGAGGACCGCTGCTCCAGTGCCTTGAGGTCGTCGAGCGCCTGGCCGGAGACGTCCCGGATCTGGCCGCGGGCGCGCAGCGTCTTGCTGACGGTGAGCTCGGACGGGGTGCCGTCCGGCAGCAGGCCGGGGACGTCGACCGCGTTGTGCCGGGCGTAGACGCCGGGGGCGGGCAGCGGCGGGAGCTGGACGCCCTCGCGGACGCGGCGCTCGGCCAGCTCGCGCTGGGTGGCGGCGCGCTCGGTGCGCTCGCGGTGGGTGAGCACCATCGCGCCGACGGCCGCGGTGATCAGCAGCGCGCCGGTCATCTCGAAGGCGAAGACGTACTTGGTGAAGATCAACTGGGCCAGGCCCTCGACGTGGCCGGCGGAGTTGATCCGGCCCAGCCCGTTGAAGTGGGTGAGCCCGGCGTTGCCGATGCCGGCGATCAGCAGGATGCCGAAGCCGAGGCCGCACAGGGCGGCCAGCCAGCGCTGCCCCTTGATGGTCTCCTTGAGGGAGTCGGCGGCGGTGACGCCGACGAGCATGACCACGAAGAGGAAGAGCATCATGATCGCGCCGGTGTAGACGACGACCTGGACGACGCCCAGGAAGTACGCGCCGTTGGCGAGGTAGAAGACGGCCAGGATGATCATCGTCCCGGCCAGGCTCAGCGCGCTGTGCACGGCCTTCTTCATCAGGATCGTGGCCAGGGCGCCGACGACGGCGACCGTCCCCAGGACCCAGAACTGGACGGCCTCGCCCGTGGAGGTCAGGGAGGTCGCGGCGAGCGAGGTCGCTGCGGTGGCGGCGGCGCTCATGCCTGCACCTCCCCGGAGGGCTCGGCGACCTCGCCCCGGGACACCGCGACCTGCCGGACCGTGCCCGGGGCGGCCCCCGTCACCAGCCCGCGGTAGTAGTCGGTGTCGTCGGTGCCGGGGAAGATCGAGTGCGGTGCCTCGACCATGCCCTCGGTGAGGCCGGCGAGCAGCTGCTCCTTGGTGTAGATGAGCGACTCGCGGCTGGAGTCGGCCAGTTCGAACTCGTTCGTCATGGTCAGCGCCCGTGTCGGGCACGCCTCGACGCACAGCCCGCACAGGATGCAGCGGGCGTAGTTGATCTGGTAGACGGCGCCGTACCGCTCACCCGGGGAGTAGCGCTCCTCCTCGGTGTTGTCCGCGCCCTCGACGTAGATCGCGTCGGCGGGACAGGCCCAGGCGCACAGTTCGCACCCGATGCACTTCTCCAGACCGTCCGGGTGCCGGTTGAGCTGATGCCGTCCGTGGAAGCGCGGAGCGGTGGTCTTCTGCTGCTCCGGGTACTGCTCGGTGAGGCGCTTCTTGAACATGGCCTTGAAGGTCACGCCGAAGCCGGCCACCGGGTTCTGCCACTTGTCGTCGGACATCTCTCAAGCCTCCTCTCGGTCGTTGTCGGTGTTCGCCCCGCCGCTGGCGATCAGCTCCCGCTCGCCGCGCGCCCGTCGGCGCGGTACGGGGGCCGACTGCTGGCCGGGCTTGGGCGGTACGGGGAACCCGCCCGCCATCGGGTCGAAGGGCTCGGCCGCGGCCGCCGTGCCGGCCTCCTCGGCGGCGGCCCGTTCGCGCTTGTCGCGGAAGAGGTCGACGACGAAGGAGAGGAGCAGGATCGCCACGACGGCGCCGCCCACGTAGAGGACGATCTCGCTGAAGTCGTAGGCCTCGTTGCGCAGGGCGCGGACGGTGGCGACGAGCATCAGCCAGACCACGGAGACCGGGATCAGGACCTTCCAGCCGAGCTTCATCAGCTGGTCGTAGCGCACGCGCGGGAGCGTGCCGCGCAGCCAGATGAAGAAGAAGAGGAGCAGCTGGACCTTGATGACGAACCAGAGCATCGGCCACCAGCCGTGGTTCGCGCCCTCCCAGAAGGTGCTGATCGGGTACGGGGCCCGCCAGCCGCCCAGGAAGAGGGTGACCGAGACGGCCGAGACGGTGACCATGTTGACGTACTCGGCGAGCATGAACAGCGCGAACTTGATGCTGGAGTACTCGGTGTTGAAGCCGCCGACGAGGTCGCCCTCGGACTCCGGCATGTCGAAGGGGGCGCGGTTGGTCTCGCCGACCATCGTGATGACGTAGATGATGAAGGAGACCGGCAGCAGCACGATGTACCAGCGGTCCGCCTGGGCCTCCACGATCGCCGAGGTCGACATCGACCCGGAGTAGAGGAAGACGGAGGCGAAGGCCGCGCCCATCGCGATCTCGTAGGAGATCATCTGCGCGCAGGAGCGCAGGCCGCCGAGGAGCGGGTAGGTCGAGCCGGAGGACCAGCCGGCCAGGACGATGCCGTAGATGCCGACCGAGGCCACGGCGAGGATGTAGAGCATCGCGATGGGCAGGTCGGTCAGCTGCATCGTGGTGCGCTGGCCGAAGATGGAGACCTCGTTGCCCGCGGGCCCGAAGGGGATGACCGCGATGGCCATGAAGGCCGGGATCGCCGCGATGATCGGGGCGAGGACGTAGACGACCTTGTCGGCCCGCTTGACGATCAGGTCTTCCTTGAGCATCAGCTTCACGCCGTCGGCGAGCGACTGGAGCATGCCCCAGGGGCCGTGCCGGTTGGGGCCGATGCGCAGCTGCATCCAGGCGACGACCTTGCGCTCCCACACGATGGAGAACAGCACGGTCACCATCAGGAAGGCGAAGCAGAACACCGCCTTGAGGACGACGAGCCACCAGACGTCGCGGCCGAAGAGGGAAAGGTCCTCCGCGGCGAGCTGTACCGCGTTCACGCGCCCACCTCCGCAGTGGTGTCGCCTGCGCCGGCCGGGGTCGCCGGGCCGATGCGTACGAGGGTGCCCGGGCGGGCGCCGGTGTCGGCGAGGACGCCGGAGCCGGTGGAGTTCAGCGGGAGCCAGACGACCCGGTCGGGCATCTCGGTGATCCGCAACGGCAGTTCGACGGTTCCGGCCGGGCCGGTGACCGCGAGGACGTCGCCGTTCTTGACGCCCGTCTCGGCGGCCGTGGCGGCCGAGAGCCGGGCCGCGGCCTCGTGCCGGGTGCCGGCGAGGGCGTCGTCGCCGTCCTGGAGGCGGCCCTGGTCGAGGAGGAGCCGGTGGCCCGCGAGGACCGCCTCGCCCGCTCCGGGCCGCGGCAGCGGCTCGGTGCCGGTGGACTGCTCGGTCGCGAGCGCCCCCTCCCAGGGGCCGAGCCGCTCCAGCTCGCGGCGTACGGCGTGGACGTCGGGCAGGGCGATCGGCCGGTCGGCCGCGTCGGCCAGCATGTGCAGCACGCGGGAGTCGGCGGGGGCCAGGCGGCGGGTCATCTGGTCGGGCTTGAGCGCGGCCTCGAAGGGCCGGAGCCTGCCCTCCCAGTTGATGAACGCGCCGGCCTTCTCGGCGACGGCGGCGACCGGGAGGACCACGTCGGCGTGGTCGGTGACCTCGCTCGGCCGCAGTTCCAGCGAGACCACGAAGGCCTCCTGGAGCGCGGTGCGGGCGCGGGCCGGGTCGGGCAGGTCGGTGACCTCCACGCCCCCGACCAGCAGGGCGGCCAGTTCGCCGCCGGCCGCGGCCTCGACGATCTGGCCGGTGTCGCGGCCGTAGCGGTGCGGGAGCTCGTCCACGCCCCAGGCGGTGGCGACCTCGTCGCGGGCCCGCGGGTCGGTGGCCGGACGGCCGCCGGGCAGCAGGGACGGCAGCGCGCCCGCCTCGACGGCGGCCCGCTCCCCGGCCCGGCGCGGGATCCACACCAGCTCGGCGCCGGTCGCGGTGGCGGCCCGTACGGCGGCGGTCAGCGCGCCGGGCACCCCGGCGAGCCGCTCGCCGACGACGATGACCGCCCCGGGCCCGCGCAGTGCCTCGGCGGCCTCGGCGCCGCCGGCCTCCAGGCCGGTGCGGGTGGCCAGCGCGTCGAGCCACTCGGGCTCGGTGCCGGGCGCGGCGGCCAGCAGGGTGCCGCCCGCCTTCTGCAGGCCGCGGGTGGCGAAGGGGGCCAGGGCGAAGGTCCGCTGCTTGTGCCTGCGGTGGCCCTTGCGCAGCCGCAGGAAGACGCCGGGGGCCTCCTCCTCGGCCTCGATGCCGACGAGGAGCACGGCCGGGGCCGACTCCAGCGAGGTGAAGGTGGGGCCGGTGCCGTCGAGGTCCTTGCCGGTGCCGGCGACGGAGGCGGCCAGGAAGTCGGCCTCCTCCGCGCTGTGCACGCGGGCCCGGAAGTCGATGTCGTTGGTGTCGAGGACCACGCGGGCGAACTTGGCGTACGCGTAGGCGTCCTCGACGGTCAGCCGGCCGCCGGTCAGTACGCCGGACCGGCCGCGCGCCGCCGCGAGTCCGTTCGCCGCGGCCTCCAGGGCCTCGGGCCAGCTCGCCGGGGCGAGGACCCCGTCGGTGCCGCGCACCAGCGGGGTGGTGAGCCGGTCGGGGCGCTGCGCGTAGCGGAAGCCGAAGCGGCCCTTGTCGCAGATCCACTCCTCGTTGACCTCGGGGTCCTCGGCGGCCAGGCGGCGCAGCACCTTGCCGCGCCGGTGGTCGGTGCGGGTCGCGCAGCCGCCCGCGCAGTGCTCGCACACGCTCGGGGAGGAGACGAGGTCGAAGGGGCGGGAGCGGAACCGGTAGGCGGCCGAGGTGAGGGCGCCGACGGGGCAGATCTGGATGGTGTTGCCGGAGAAGTACGACTCGAACGGGTCGCCCTCGCCGGTGCCGACCTGCTGGAGCGCGCCGCGCTCCAGCAGCTCGATCATCGGGTCGCCGGCGATCTCGTTGGAGAAGCGGGTGCAGCGCGCGCACAGGACGCAGCGCTCGCGGTCCAGCAGCACCTGGGTGGAGATGGCGACGGGCTTCTCGTAGGTGCGCTTGCGGCCCTCGAAGCGGGATTCGGCGTTGCCGTGCGACATGGCCTGGTTCTGCAGCGGGCACTCGCCGCCCTTGTCGCAGACCGGGCAGTCCAGCGGGTGGTTGATGAGCAGCAGCTCCATCACCCCGCGCTGGGCCTTGTCGGCGACCTCGGAGGTGAGCTGGGTCTTGACGACCATGCCGTCGGTGCAGGTGATGGTGCAGGAGGCCATCGGCTTGCGCTGGCCCTCGACCTCGACGATGCACTGGCGGCAGGCGCCGGCGGGCGGGAGGAGGGGGTGGTCGCAGAACCGGGGGATCTCGATGCCGAGCTGTTCGGCGGCCCGGATGACCAGGGTCCCCTTGGGCACGGACATCTCGATGCCGTCGATGGTCAGCGAGACCAGGTCCTCGGGCGGCACCGCGGCCTCGCCGCCACCGGCGGGAGCGTTCGTGGTGACGGTCATGCGTTCACCTCCGTGTCAGCCCAGAGGGTCGACTTCTTGGGGTCGAAGGGGCAGCCCCGGCCCGTGATGTGCTGCTCGTACTCCTCGCGGAAGTACCTGAGCGAGGAGAAGATCGGGCTGGCGGCGCCGTCGCCGAGGGCGCAGAACGACTTGCCGTTGATGTTGTCGGCGATGTCGTTGAGCTTGTCCAGGTCGGACATGACGCCCTTGCCGGCCTCGATGTCCCGCAGCAACTGCACGAGCCAGTAGGTGCCTTCGCGGCAGGGGGTGCACTTGCCGCAGGACTCGTGGGCGTAGAACTCGGTCCACCGGGTGACGGCCCGCACCACGCAGGTCGTCTCGTCGAAGCACTGGAGCGCCTTGGTGCCGAGCATGGAGCCGGCCGCGCCGACGCCCTCGTAGTCGAGGGGGACGTCGAGGTGCTCGTCGGTGAACATCGGGGTGGAGGAGCCGCCGGGGGTCCAGAACTTCAGCCGGTGGCCGGGCCGCATCCCGCCGCTCATGTCGAGGAGCTGGCGCAGGGTGATGCCGAGCGGTGCCTCGTACTGGCCGGGTCCGGAGACGTGCCCGGAGAGCGAGTACAGGGTGAAGCCGGGGGACTTCTCGGTGCCCATCGCCTTGAACCAGTCCTTGCCCTGGTTCAGGATCGCGGGGACGGAGGCGATGGACTCGACGTTGTTCACCACGGTGGGGCACGCGTACAGCCCCTCGACGGCGGGGAAGGGCGGCCGCAGCCGGGGCTGGCCGCGCCGGCCTTCGAGGGAGTCGAGCAGGGCGGTCTCCTCGCCGCAGATGTACGCTCCCGCGCCCGCGTGCACCGTGATGTCGAGCTTGAGCCCGCTGCCGAGCACGTCCTCCCCGAGGTAGCCGGCCGCGTACGCCTCGCGCACCGCCTCGTGCAGGCGGCGCAGGACCGGGACGACCTCGCCGCGCAGGTAGATGAACGCGTGCTCGGAGCGGATCGCGTAGCAGGCGATGATCATTCCCTCGATGAGGGAGTGCGGGTTGGCGAAGAGGAGGGGGATGTCCTTGCAGGTCCCCGGCTCCGACTCGTCCGCGTTCACGACGAGGTAGTGCGGCTTGCCGTCGCCCTGCGGGATGAACTGCCACTTCATGCCGGTGGGGAACCCCGCGCCGCCGCGTCCGCGCAGACCGGAGTCCTTGACGTAGGCGATCAGGTCGTCGGGGGTCATCGCGAGCGCCTTGCGCAGGCCCTCGTACCCCTCGTGGCGCCGGTAGGTCTCCAGCGTCCACGACCCGGGTTCGTCCCAGAACGCCGAGAGGACGGGCGCGAGGAGCTTCTCGGGGCTGGATCCGCCGCCGGCCTCGGGCCGGGAGCCGCCTCCGTTGCTCAGTTCCGATGACACGGTCATCACTCCCCTCCCTCGGCGGTGGCCTCGCCCCGCGGGTGCACGATCGAAGGCTGCGGGGATTCGCCGCGGGCGATGCGCAGGCCGATGAGGGAGGCCGGGCCGGCGCCGCCGGTGGCCTCCACCGCGCCGTCGCGCTCGTCCGGGAACCCGGCGAGGATGCGGGCCGTCTCCTTGTACGTGCACAGCGGCGCGCCGCGGGTCGGTGCCACGGGGCGGCCGGCCAGCAGGTCGTCGACCACGGCCTTGGCGGACTCGGGGGTCTGGTTGTCGAAGAACTCCCAGTTCACCATCATCACGGGGGCGAAGTCGCAGGCCGCGTTGCACTCGATGTGCTCCAGCGTGACCTTGCCGTCCGGGGTGGTCTCGTTGTTGCCGACCCCGAGGTGTTCCTTGAGCTCGTCGAAGATGGCGTCGCCGCCCATGACGGCGCACAGGGTGTTGGTGCAGACGCCGACCTGGTAGTCGCCGGAGGGCTTGCGGCGGTACATCGTGTAGAAGGTGGCCACGGCCGTGACCTCGGCGGTGGTCAGGCCCAGCACCTCGGCGCAGAAGCGGATGCCGGTGCGCGAGACGTATCCCTCCTGCGACTGCGTGAGGTGGAGCAGCGGCAGCAGTGCGGACCGGCTGTCGGGGTAGCGGGCGATGACCTCGGCCGCGTCCGCCGCGAGCCGCTCGCGGACCTCCGCCGGATAGTCCGGGGCGGGGAGCTGGGGCATGCCCAGCGAGATGTCGGTCATCGGTCGACGCCTCCCATCACGGGGTCGATGGAGGCGACGGCGACGATGACGTCGGCGACCTGGCCGCCCTCGCACATCGCCGCCATGGCCTGCAGGTTGGTGAAGGACGGGTCGCGGAAGTGGACCCGGTAGGGGCGGGTGCCGCCGTCGGAGACCACGTGGACGCCGAGTTCGCCCTTGGGCGACTCGACGGCCGCGTACGCCTGGCCGGCCGGGACCCGGAAGCCCTCGGTCACCAGCTTGAAGTGGTGGATGAGGGCTTCCATGGAGGTGCCCATGATGTTCTTGATGTGGTCGAGCGAGTTGCCGAGTCCGTCCGGGCCCATGGCGAGCTGCGCGGGCCAGGCGATCTTCTTGTCGGCGACCATGACCGGTCCCGGCTCCAGCCGGTCCAGGCACTGTTCGACGATCCGCAGCGACTGGCGCATCTCCTCCAGGCGGATCAGGAACCGCCCGTAGGAGTCGCAGGTCTCGGTGGTCGGCACGTCGAACTCGTAGGTCTCGTAACCGCAGTACGGGTCGGACTTGCGCAGGTCGTGCGGGAGGCCGGCGGAGCGCAGGATCGGTCCGGTGGCGCCGAGCGCCATGGCGCCGGTGAGGTCGAGGTAGCCGACGTCCTGCATGCGGGCCTTGAAGATGGGGTTGCCGGTGGCGAGCTGGTCGTACTCCGGCAGGTTCTTCTTCATGGTCTTGATGAACGCGCGCAGTTGGTCGACGGCGCCGGGGGGCAGGTCCTGCGCGAGGCCGCCGGGGCGGACGAACGCGTGGTTCATGCGCAGGCCGGTGATCAGCTCGAAGACGTCGAGGATGAGCTCGCGGTCCCGGAACCCGTAGATCATGATCGTGGTCGCGCCCAGCTCCATGCCGCCGGTGGCGATGCACACCAGGTGGGAGGAGAGCCGGTTGAGCTCCATCAGGAGCACCCGGATGACGCTCGCGCGGTCGGGGATCTGGTCGGTGATGCCGAGGAGCTTCTCGACGCCGAGGCAGTAGGCCGTCTCGTTGAAGAACGGCGTCAGGTAGTCCATGCGCGTGACGAAGGTGGTGCCCTGCGTCCAGTTGCGGTATTCGAGGTTCTTCTCGATGCCGGTGTGCAGGTAGCCGATGCCGCAGCGGGCCTCGGTGACCGTCTCGCCGTCGATCTCCAGGATCAGGCGGAGCACGCCGTGGGTGGACGGGTGCTGCGGTCCCATGTTGACGACGATCCGCTCGTCGTCCGCGCGGGCCGCCGACTGGACGATCTCGTCCCAGTCGCCGCCGGTGACGGTGTAGACGAGGCCTTCGGTGGTCTCCCGGGAGGAGGCGTGTGAAGTGGACATCAGCTGTACGACCTCCGCTGGTCGGGAGCCGGGATCTGGGCGCCCTTGTACTCGACGGCGATGCCGCCGAGCGGGTAGTCCTTGCGCTGCGGGAAACCCTGCCAGTCGTCCGGCATCATGATCCGGGTGAGCGCCGGGTGCCCGTCGAAGACCAGGCCGAAGAAGTCGTAGGTCTCGCGCTCGTGCCAGTCGTTGGTCGGGTAGACCGCGACGAGCGAGGGCACGTGCGGGTCGGCGTCCGGCGCGGACACTTCCAGCCGCAGCAGGCGCCCGTGGGTGAGCGAGCGCAGGTGGTAGACGGCGTGCAGCTCGCGGCCCTTGTCGCCGGGGAAGTGCACGCCGGAGACGCCGGTGCAGAGCTCGAAGCGCAGCGCCGGGTCGTCGCGCAGGGTGGAGGCGACCCGGACGAGGTGCTCGCGGGCGATGTGGAAGGTGAGCTCGCCCCGGTCGACCACCGTCTTCTCGATGGCGTTGCCGGGGGCCAGGCCCTGTTCCTCCAGGGCGCCTTCGAGCTCGTCGGCCACTTCGTCGAAGTAGGAGCCGTACGGGCGGGAGGTGGCCCCGGGGAGGGCCACGGTGCGGACGAGGCCGCCGTAGCCGCTGGTGTCGCCGCCCGCGGCGGCTCCGAACATGCCCTTGCGGACGCCGATGACCTCGGGTCCCCGGCCCCGGGGTGCGGGGAGGGTGCCGCCGTTCTCCGGCTCTTGGGTGTCGCTCACCGGAGCAGCCCCTTCATCTCGATGGTGGGGAGTGCCTTGAGGGCCGCCTCCTCCGCTTCGCGGGCGGCCTCTTCCCGGTTCACGCCGAGCTTCGAGCCCTGGATCTTCTGGTGGAGCTTGAGGATCGCGTCCATGAGCATCTCGGGGCGGGGCGGGCAGCCGGGGAGGTAGATGTCCACCGGGACGATGTGGTCGACGCCCTGGACGATCGCGTAGTTGTTGAACATGCCGCCCGAGGAGGCGCACACCCCCATGGAGATGACCCATTTGGGAGCGGGCATCTGGTCGTA
Above is a window of Streptomyces subrutilus DNA encoding:
- a CDS encoding NADH-quinone oxidoreductase subunit D is translated as MSTSHASSRETTEGLVYTVTGGDWDEIVQSAARADDERIVVNMGPQHPSTHGVLRLILEIDGETVTEARCGIGYLHTGIEKNLEYRNWTQGTTFVTRMDYLTPFFNETAYCLGVEKLLGITDQIPDRASVIRVLLMELNRLSSHLVCIATGGMELGATTIMIYGFRDRELILDVFELITGLRMNHAFVRPGGLAQDLPPGAVDQLRAFIKTMKKNLPEYDQLATGNPIFKARMQDVGYLDLTGAMALGATGPILRSAGLPHDLRKSDPYCGYETYEFDVPTTETCDSYGRFLIRLEEMRQSLRIVEQCLDRLEPGPVMVADKKIAWPAQLAMGPDGLGNSLDHIKNIMGTSMEALIHHFKLVTEGFRVPAGQAYAAVESPKGELGVHVVSDGGTRPYRVHFRDPSFTNLQAMAAMCEGGQVADVIVAVASIDPVMGGVDR
- the nuoE gene encoding NADH-quinone oxidoreductase subunit NuoE, whose amino-acid sequence is MTDISLGMPQLPAPDYPAEVRERLAADAAEVIARYPDSRSALLPLLHLTQSQEGYVSRTGIRFCAEVLGLTTAEVTAVATFYTMYRRKPSGDYQVGVCTNTLCAVMGGDAIFDELKEHLGVGNNETTPDGKVTLEHIECNAACDFAPVMMVNWEFFDNQTPESAKAVVDDLLAGRPVAPTRGAPLCTYKETARILAGFPDERDGAVEATGGAGPASLIGLRIARGESPQPSIVHPRGEATAEGGE
- a CDS encoding NuoB/complex I 20 kDa subunit family protein translates to MGLEEKLPSGFLLTTVEQAAGWVRKSSVFPATFGLACCAIEMMTTGAGRYDLARFGMEVFRGSPRQADLMIVAGRVSQKMAPVLRQVYDQMPAPKWVISMGVCASSGGMFNNYAIVQGVDHIVPVDIYLPGCPPRPEMLMDAILKLHQKIQGSKLGVNREEAAREAEEAALKALPTIEMKGLLR
- a CDS encoding NADH-quinone oxidoreductase subunit C, translated to MSDTQEPENGGTLPAPRGRGPEVIGVRKGMFGAAAGGDTSGYGGLVRTVALPGATSRPYGSYFDEVADELEGALEEQGLAPGNAIEKTVVDRGELTFHIAREHLVRVASTLRDDPALRFELCTGVSGVHFPGDKGRELHAVYHLRSLTHGRLLRLEVSAPDADPHVPSLVAVYPTNDWHERETYDFFGLVFDGHPALTRIMMPDDWQGFPQRKDYPLGGIAVEYKGAQIPAPDQRRSYS